One bacterium DNA segment encodes these proteins:
- the ugpC gene encoding sn-glycerol-3-phosphate ABC transporter ATP-binding protein UgpC: protein MASVRFEAVGKRYPNGVVGIDDVSFHVDDGELLVLVGPSGCGKSTLLRLLAGLESATAGRILIGDRVVNDLAPQARNVAMVFQDYALYPFLTVRRNLAFPLEMRRLDRASIAARVARVAAMLDLEALLDRLPRQLSGGERQRVAMGRALVREPSVSLLDEPLSNLDAKLRVEVRAEIADLQARTGTTMLYVTHDQTEAMTLGRRIAVLDRGRVQQVATPRELYERPANAFVAGFIGSPPMNLLPASAAADGDVVLLSIAGQSLRLANPSLARAVAAHRGSVCSAGVRPEDWQLAGDGMAARVEQVEFLGHETLLHARAGDQRLVVRLPGAFATNAGDHLRLTAANVHLFDDARRRVG from the coding sequence ATGGCGAGCGTTCGTTTCGAAGCGGTCGGCAAGCGGTATCCGAACGGCGTCGTGGGGATCGACGACGTGTCGTTCCACGTCGACGACGGCGAGCTCCTCGTCCTGGTCGGGCCGTCCGGGTGCGGCAAGAGCACGCTGCTGCGCCTGCTCGCCGGGCTGGAGTCGGCGACCGCCGGGCGGATCCTGATCGGCGACCGGGTGGTCAACGACCTGGCGCCGCAGGCGCGCAACGTGGCGATGGTCTTCCAGGACTACGCCCTCTACCCGTTCCTCACCGTGCGCCGGAATCTCGCCTTTCCGCTCGAGATGCGGCGGCTCGACCGCGCCAGCATCGCGGCGCGGGTCGCCCGCGTCGCCGCGATGCTGGACCTCGAGGCCCTCCTCGACCGCCTGCCGCGCCAGCTCTCCGGCGGCGAGCGGCAGCGGGTCGCCATGGGCCGCGCCCTGGTGCGCGAGCCGAGCGTCTCGCTGCTCGACGAGCCGCTCTCCAACCTCGACGCCAAGCTGCGGGTCGAGGTGCGGGCGGAGATCGCCGACCTGCAGGCGCGCACCGGCACCACCATGCTCTACGTCACGCACGATCAGACGGAGGCGATGACCCTCGGCCGCCGCATCGCCGTCCTCGACCGCGGCCGCGTGCAGCAGGTCGCGACGCCGCGCGAGCTCTACGAACGACCGGCCAACGCCTTCGTCGCCGGGTTCATCGGCAGCCCGCCGATGAACCTGCTGCCGGCGAGCGCGGCCGCCGACGGCGATGTCGTGCTCCTCAGCATCGCCGGCCAGTCGCTGCGCCTCGCCAACCCCTCGCTGGCGCGCGCCGTCGCCGCCCACCGCGGGTCGGTATGCAGCGCCGGCGTTCGCCCCGAGGACTGGCAGCTCGCCGGCGACGGGATGGCGGCGCGCGTCGAGCAGGTCGAGTTCCTCGGCCACGAGACGCTCCTCCACGCCCGCGCCGGCGACCAGCGCCTGGTGGTCCGCCTGCCCGGGGCCTTCGCCACGAACGCGGGCGATCACCTGCGCCTGACGGCCGCCAACGTCCACCTGTTCGACGACGCCCGCCGCCGCGTCGGATAG